The following is a genomic window from Parabacteroides johnsonii DSM 18315.
AGATGCTTTTCATCGAGGATCCGCCACGGAGCCACCGAGAATTGCATCATCGGCATCAAGGCGTGTACCTGGCAGGAACGCACAATCAGCTCCTGGTCGAGCTTTGTCTGGTCCACTCCCAGGAAAGAACCGAACTGACCTCCGCCGATCATATCCGGGCAAGCATAAGCATATCCCAGCAGACCGGCAGCAATCATGTCTGGAATCAGCAGGCCAACCGCATTCCAAGAGTAATCCTTATCACCCAGACGCTGAACCAAGGCCTCACCCCCCATCTTCCATCCGGCACGATACTCGTTGAACGGGAAATCCAACCCGATTTCCGCCCAATACCGGCACATATCCACCGAAGTAGCCGACTGATCGTAAAACTCCAGTCCCGGATCGTTATAATGGCCAATATCACCGGCGTCGAACTTGAAACCATCCGCCCCGTATTTCTCTTGCATGCTGCGCAATTGTTGTTTCAGATGTTCAGCAGCAGCCGGATTACTCAAGTCATAGCAGGCACTATAGCCATTCCACCACGGGATGATGGCCGCTTCATTTGTTCCCTTCTTCTTGATCAGGTATTCTTTCTGCTGAAGCTCACGAAACTCCGGGCTATCCGGGCTGACGAACGGGCAAATCCAGAACATGATCTTAAATCCCTGCTCGTGCAGACGATCGATCATTCCTTTCGGATCAGGAAAGCGTTCAGGTTTAAAGTCGAAATTGCCATAATATTTCTGCCAGTTATCATCCACCATGAACACACCGACTGGAAAATCATTCTCCAATACATGATCCGCATATTTCAGGATATCCTGCTGATTCTGGTTATACATCAGTTCGATCCAAGTATTATACTGCGGCATGGAAAAGAACAACGGGTCCGGCAAATCACCGGAAGGCGGGAAATGTTTGGCTGAAGCAGCCATATAGGCATCTTTTAACGTACGGCCCGCCAATACCGGTTCCATCTTCTCATAATCGGAATACAAACGCAGCTCTCCATTCTCGACTTGAAAAGAAAACGGCTTGTCACTCCAGATATACCGTCCCTCCGAAGAAAGCAGAAGCGGCACGTTCTGATTGTTCAGATTCTCAGCAGAAAGGTCGAACAAACGCAGGTCACCTTCAAAAGGCATCCTCGCTCCCAGACCGACTGCACCGCCCCACCATTTCTCTCCTTCGAGAGACGTTATTTTCGATTCGTACTTACTCGCGGCAAAGCAGGGCAATACCAAGAGAGCCAAGAAAAGGAGAGAGATTGTTCTATGTGTCATGATATATTCAATATTGTTATGTTATTTCCCGAATATTTCTGCAAATATACGTTGTACTGTCGGAATACAATCACCTTCCGGTTCGTTTGAATAAGGATTTGTCTGCTTGGTCCAGGGTTCCTCGATTGCATAAAAGTCGATCGCCGCTGTTTTTTTACCATCCAAAAGCCGAGTCTGATAATCGAACCAGGTTTTCCAACGCATATAATAGAAATCTTTCAGGATGCCGTTCCATTCGCGATGGGCATAATCGCGCAAGCCTCCTTCGTCGGCCGCCAACCGGTTACCCCAAGTCGTAATCTGCACACGGGCATTCCATTCGTACAGATCCTTTTCTTCAGAGGTATTTCCGAGGCTACGAGCGCGGGCGATCCAGGTTCCGACCTTAAACTCAGGACGTGTTGCCAGCAGTTCATCCTGCAACAGGATCAAACGCAGAAAACGATCCGAAGCATCTTTATACAGCTTTTTATCGCCGGCGGCAAAAGCGGCCTCAACCACCTTCTCCGTAAGACGTCCTTTCTCGGCGATTGCCTGGCGGACAATATCAACCAGATCATACTCGAAATTATTGTTTCCCTTAAACTGATCGGAGACAGACACCATCATGGCGGCAGCACGGATCACATCGTTCGGATCATAATAGTCTTTCATCTCCGACCAGCTCGAAACCTGATACGGATGTTCGGTAGGACGGGCACAGAATACCGACTCATGGGTTCCCTGCTGCGTATTTGCGTCTGGGCAGTTATAGATGGAATTGCTCAACAGTATCCAGGCGTCCTGCACAACGGGGTTGCTCTTTCCGTAACGGGCAACCGTATACGCTTTCAACCACTGATCCTTGTCGAAACGCTGCGGGCGCCAAGGCAATTCCGTCAGCAGTTCGAACATAACCGGATTGTTTTCACTTCCTTCCATTGTCATACCGACTCCTTTCAAGGTTGTACCGAACGGACTTTCCTTCGCTTTATAGAACTCGTCGATCACATGCTTCATCTTCCCATGCAGCCCGATGTTTCCACCATAGTTCAGCAACATACAGTAAATCCAGTCATGCTGTCCAAACCCGTCCTTCCGATACCAAGTAGATGCAGGATCTCCCCACTGCGGACGGCTTTCCGCAAACAGATCCAACGCGATCAGGTCTCCTGCCTCCAAATTCCCGATCATCTGCGGACGTGGGTTCGCCTGCCATGCCTGAGCCACCCAGACGGCTTTCGGATTATTCTTCTTCATCGCCTGCATGATTGCCTTTCCGGCAGCATCCAGATCCACACCGGCCACACTTCCGCCTTCGTGGAACGGGTCCATGCTATAATAGTTCGCTTTGCCATACAATTTGTTCATCTCCTTATAATAGAGGGAAGCGATCTCTTCGAAACGCGGATCTGTCGGCTGTAAAAATGCCGGACGGCGATACCCATTCCATAATCCCGGATCAGAAACATTCAAGCCTAACTTTTCTTTTGCGTTATGAGGAACCATGCCGGAGTATCCGGGGAATACCGGTTCGATACCATATTCACGCATCCGCTTTACGATCTGTTGCTGCAAAGCGATTTGCTGCTTGTACCAGCTATCCGGATTCGGACCGCCCCAGCCTTCCAGATTGTTCATCAGCCACCAAGCCTGAAAACCGGGACCGGCTATAAACTCATTGATTTCTTCTTTCGTATAACCTAACTTGCTCAGCACATTGAACCAGACACCATCCGTCCCGACCATCGCCAACGGCAAATTAATACCGTGCAACGCCATCCAGTCGATCTCTTTCTCCCAACGTGCCCAATCCCAAAAAGCCATCGTATAAGAGAAGGTACAATAGTTGAAGTCATAGCGGTATTTCATATCCGTCTCATGGCGTTCCTTCAGCTTCACTGCCGGCAAGACTTCCGGCAATTCGGCTTGCATGCCGTTCCAGGAAAGATGAATTCCGGCATGATATTTCAGATACCAGTTCAGCCCGGTCGCGATACTCACATAATTATTACCCCGAATCACGACCTTGTCACCCTTCTGGTCGAGCTCAAAGAAATCGACAGGAGATTTCACCTGTTCAATCACAAATTTACGCGACGCACCTTTGTCGATACGTTCCAGCAACCCTTCGATAGGAGAAGCTGCATTTACGGCAAGTGCAATGAGCAGCATGCCAAGGATATGGATGATTTTCATTTGATAGAGATTTTATTCATTAAGATATTGACACCATATTTTCCGTCAGGAGACACCCACCACTGCGTATCACCGTTTGCACAACGGATCGCAAAACGATTGTCATACTGCAAACGGTCAGAGCCATCGGGAATCCAGAGACCGAGACGGTACGTTCCCTTTGCCAGGCCAGCCGGAATCTGCAGGTCGGTAGCGATCGTATGCAGCAACGGAGTGCAGGTGCTGTCGCCCGGTTCATACGGTTGCCAGTCATTCACATTCGTATCCGTCAAGGCGACATGGCAGACCTTACCGGACTCGTCGATCAAGACCAGATAAACAGGATGTTCATTAAACAATGTCGAGAAACCCCGGTTTATCAAAGATATTTCAACAGGATTAGCCTGTCCGGCAAGCAAAACCGCCGGAGCCGTCATCTCCTGCAACTCGATACGGTAACCGAGGTGGTCCCGGATATAATCGAATACATTCCGTTCCGCGACAGAACCATCCTTCCTGGTGAAATATCCATCCGATACCGGCATCTTGTTTTCCCGCAGGAATTCTGCGGAAACAGGAGTTTCCTTCCAATACATCATCGAATACTTATCTTTCGTATTCTTTTCTTTATAGTTATGGATTGCGCTAAGTGAAGTGAAATGTTGCAAGAACAGGCGGCGTGCCGTCTGCAGTCCATCAATGATCCACCCGGCTTCGGGATTATCAGGGTCCTCGTTCATGCTCCAAGTTCCCCAGGGCAGTTCTCCATCGACCGGAAGACAAGGAGACTCACACACAATCTGCTCATAAGCAGGCGTACCTTCCGACATTCCGCCATCCCACTGATGTTTTTTAATCACAATAAAATCATCATGGAAAGAAACCCGTTTATAATCGCCAGAAGCCATATCCAGCAAATTTTTATATTCGGGAACCCGTATTTGGATAGCCCGCCCTTCCGGTGTCATCCGGCAGATATGTTGCAAAACAGTCCGCTTCGTGTCATCCGATTTTTCTAGACCATGAAAAGAACTGTGCCACTCCCCCCAGGCACCGATCATGCCAGCCTGTACAACCTGGATCACATCCTTATTCTCTTCAAGGAAAGGCTTGAGTTGTTCCGTATGACGAATGATGTCTTCCAATGTAGGACCGGTAGCTGCCCGCCCCAGGAACTGGGTTTCATAAGCAAAACGGAGGACTGCTTTCTTGCCTAAGGCCCGCAATTTGTCAAAAAAAACGCCCATCGTCTGGAAATCCTCTCCTGCCAGCTCTTTTCCGACTGCTCCCGTCAGATAGAAATAGGTCTGCACCAGTGAAACGCTGTCGGAAGCATAGAGTTCGGACTGTTCTTCCAGATAGGAAGTGATGTCAGGAAATTCTTCAGGGGCCCAGACATAGTTCTTTTCCGTTACATCCAATGCCACTTCAAGGCGAAACCCTCTTTCGGGATTATACAGCCCTTCCATACCTGCCGGATCATCCGCATAAATACCTCGGAAAGTACGATGCTGAACACCGGAACCACAAGAGATGAAAAGTCCAAGCGTCAATGCGGTAGCCAGCATAAGGGTCATAATATTTTTCATATCAATCTTTTTTAATAGTTGTTATAATCAATGTAGCCTCCTGCCCCTTCAACAAATCATCCGGAAGACCGGTAATCTTCCCGTTCACGATAATCGTTCCGGCGTCTTGAACCAGTCGTAAGGCTTTATCACTCAACGGCTCCCATTCCACAAACTGTTGTGTTACCGTTCCGTCGTTATAATGCACATTCACAAACGAAGGTGTATATAACAACTCACGTGTCACATGCCCGTCAATATCGCGCAAGGTAGCTTTTCCTTCGGAGACCTGCAAGCGTGCCGGTTCGATAGAAGTGATGCGCAACTCATTTTCCGATACCGCCCGATAGCCGTCGGGTATCTTCTTGTACATACGGATATAGTCGATATCAAAACTCTTCGGATACGGGACGGAAGGATCGTAAGTTCCTGTCCAACCGTTCTTTGCTTTTCGATTGTCATAGAAAGAGATAATCTGGATCAGCGGATAAGTGATCGCAGCCTTATGTGTCATCACCTGTATGCCATCCACATACACGGTCACACCTTCCGGTGTCCAATCGAAACCATACACATGAAATTCTTCCGCCAGTTTCTTATTGGCAAACCAGGGATGTTCCGTGTGATACTGGATCGTCGAATCTTTCCAACTGTGCACGGTGGACCAGATACGATCGACATCAGTCCCCAATATCTCAAAGATATCGATCTCGCAACTCTGGTTCGGATCATCTTCAAACCCGATCAACCACCAGGCACAATGCACACCACCTCCTGCTTGCATCTTGGCACGCATTTCGTAATAGCCGTACTGGTTTATTTGTGTAGCTTCCGTCTTGATCGAGTGAAGGGCTTTCTTTTTCGGATCATAGTGATGCATACCTGTGCGGCTGGCACTCATAAAACCCGATATATACATACCCTTATCAAACTCATTTTTTGAATCCCGGTCGATCGTCAGACGGACCACTCCGTCTTTCATCTCGTATGTCGGTGTACAGACGGTCCGGTCTTTCGGCCAGGATGGCAGATACTCGGGAATCCATTTCGTCCGGTCGATCTCTTTCCCATCGAATTCATCGTGAAAGATCAGACGGTAGCCCTCTTTCTCCAAAGGATTGGCAGGATAATCCTGGGCCTGTATGTTCTGCAAGTTTCCCTGTAAAAGGAAACAGGCAAGAAGTGTACTGAATAGATGTTTATTACTCATGATATTTATTTGTTAGCGGAGAGAAAAAAGGCCGCAAATGAAGCGGCCCTTTCTCAATTAATATAGACTCTAAAAGAATCGGATCAATAGCCCGGATTCTGGACGATCTTACCCTTACCTTCGTTGATTACAGCTTGAGGCAACGGGAATAAGACAAACTCGTCTTTGGTAGTCGTACAACCACGGTCTCTTGCATTCTGGATAAACTGTCCGTGGCGAATCAGGTCGGAACGGCGGACACCTTCGAACCAAAGTTCGTGTCCTCTTTCATCCAATACTTTCTGCAAGAAATCGTCTACACCTTTTACATCACCCATCGTATATGGATTCAGTTTGGCACGTACACGAACCTGATTCAACAGATCCAGTGCTTCAGAGGTTACGGCATTTCCTTTACGGACGATTGCTTCAGAAAGCAAAGTCAGAACATCTGCATAGCGGTAAACAACCAAGTCGATCTGGCTACCGTCACCTGTAGATTCGGGGTCTTCGCCATATTTTACAGGAACAGCTCCTGAATAAAGGTTACCATGCTTGGCAATATCAGACTCTTCATTGAACAGTACGCCATCAGTACCTACATATTCGCCAACCAAAACAGACAGACGGTCATCTCCTTCCTCGAAAGTGCGGTAAAAAGGCCAGGGAACTTTGTAACCATCCCATTTCTGGATAGCAGTATTCTGAGTCGGGTAATTGCCCGGTAAAGCGTGATCATGCCACAACTGAAGATTTGTACCTCTTTCTTCCGTACAAGCAAAGATAATCTCCTTGTTACCTTCATTTTCAAGCGTAAAGATATCTGCATATCTATCCATCAATCCATAACCATA
Proteins encoded in this region:
- a CDS encoding DUF4832 domain-containing protein encodes the protein MKNIMTLMLATALTLGLFISCGSGVQHRTFRGIYADDPAGMEGLYNPERGFRLEVALDVTEKNYVWAPEEFPDITSYLEEQSELYASDSVSLVQTYFYLTGAVGKELAGEDFQTMGVFFDKLRALGKKAVLRFAYETQFLGRAATGPTLEDIIRHTEQLKPFLEENKDVIQVVQAGMIGAWGEWHSSFHGLEKSDDTKRTVLQHICRMTPEGRAIQIRVPEYKNLLDMASGDYKRVSFHDDFIVIKKHQWDGGMSEGTPAYEQIVCESPCLPVDGELPWGTWSMNEDPDNPEAGWIIDGLQTARRLFLQHFTSLSAIHNYKEKNTKDKYSMMYWKETPVSAEFLRENKMPVSDGYFTRKDGSVAERNVFDYIRDHLGYRIELQEMTAPAVLLAGQANPVEISLINRGFSTLFNEHPVYLVLIDESGKVCHVALTDTNVNDWQPYEPGDSTCTPLLHTIATDLQIPAGLAKGTYRLGLWIPDGSDRLQYDNRFAIRCANGDTQWWVSPDGKYGVNILMNKISIK
- a CDS encoding family 16 glycosylhydrolase, encoding MSNKHLFSTLLACFLLQGNLQNIQAQDYPANPLEKEGYRLIFHDEFDGKEIDRTKWIPEYLPSWPKDRTVCTPTYEMKDGVVRLTIDRDSKNEFDKGMYISGFMSASRTGMHHYDPKKKALHSIKTEATQINQYGYYEMRAKMQAGGGVHCAWWLIGFEDDPNQSCEIDIFEILGTDVDRIWSTVHSWKDSTIQYHTEHPWFANKKLAEEFHVYGFDWTPEGVTVYVDGIQVMTHKAAITYPLIQIISFYDNRKAKNGWTGTYDPSVPYPKSFDIDYIRMYKKIPDGYRAVSENELRITSIEPARLQVSEGKATLRDIDGHVTRELLYTPSFVNVHYNDGTVTQQFVEWEPLSDKALRLVQDAGTIIVNGKITGLPDDLLKGQEATLIITTIKKD
- a CDS encoding glycoside hydrolase family 31 protein, which encodes MTHRTISLLFLALLVLPCFAASKYESKITSLEGEKWWGGAVGLGARMPFEGDLRLFDLSAENLNNQNVPLLLSSEGRYIWSDKPFSFQVENGELRLYSDYEKMEPVLAGRTLKDAYMAASAKHFPPSGDLPDPLFFSMPQYNTWIELMYNQNQQDILKYADHVLENDFPVGVFMVDDNWQKYYGNFDFKPERFPDPKGMIDRLHEQGFKIMFWICPFVSPDSPEFRELQQKEYLIKKKGTNEAAIIPWWNGYSACYDLSNPAAAEHLKQQLRSMQEKYGADGFKFDAGDIGHYNDPGLEFYDQSATSVDMCRYWAEIGLDFPFNEYRAGWKMGGEALVQRLGDKDYSWNAVGLLIPDMIAAGLLGYAYACPDMIGGGQFGSFLGVDQTKLDQELIVRSCQVHALMPMMQFSVAPWRILDEKHLAICRDYAHLHEKMGTYILEQAHHAAKTGEPIIRHMEYVFPHQGFVDCKDQFMLGDKYLIAPVLTKEHTRRVMLPKGVWIDDTGKKFKGPKTIEVTAPLERLPWFEKVK
- a CDS encoding RagB/SusD family nutrient uptake outer membrane protein encodes the protein MKKLLYTVMCCCALASCTNLDSERYDAINPDFFPTNEKDAEALVVGGVYAPFRSAEYSGVFSTAHSFQVIGDMSTDIAVCCWVNDSWIPLTTHNWTPNHSYTTLNYTDYAKYLGTMTLTLDRISNVEMSDEKKALLVAETHLGRGWLAFLLYDFYGPIPIPTLEDLKNPLDEVIEPRATQEEMTNFIETELTESLKGLPTRTTQFGRFDKGLAYTILMKYYMHEKNWAKAEECGRELLKAEYGYGLMDRYADIFTLENEGNKEIIFACTEERGTNLQLWHDHALPGNYPTQNTAIQKWDGYKVPWPFYRTFEEGDDRLSVLVGEYVGTDGVLFNEESDIAKHGNLYSGAVPVKYGEDPESTGDGSQIDLVVYRYADVLTLLSEAIVRKGNAVTSEALDLLNQVRVRAKLNPYTMGDVKGVDDFLQKVLDERGHELWFEGVRRSDLIRHGQFIQNARDRGCTTTKDEFVLFPLPQAVINEGKGKIVQNPGY
- a CDS encoding alpha-N-acetylglucosaminidase encodes the protein MKIIHILGMLLIALAVNAASPIEGLLERIDKGASRKFVIEQVKSPVDFFELDQKGDKVVIRGNNYVSIATGLNWYLKYHAGIHLSWNGMQAELPEVLPAVKLKERHETDMKYRYDFNYCTFSYTMAFWDWARWEKEIDWMALHGINLPLAMVGTDGVWFNVLSKLGYTKEEINEFIAGPGFQAWWLMNNLEGWGGPNPDSWYKQQIALQQQIVKRMREYGIEPVFPGYSGMVPHNAKEKLGLNVSDPGLWNGYRRPAFLQPTDPRFEEIASLYYKEMNKLYGKANYYSMDPFHEGGSVAGVDLDAAGKAIMQAMKKNNPKAVWVAQAWQANPRPQMIGNLEAGDLIALDLFAESRPQWGDPASTWYRKDGFGQHDWIYCMLLNYGGNIGLHGKMKHVIDEFYKAKESPFGTTLKGVGMTMEGSENNPVMFELLTELPWRPQRFDKDQWLKAYTVARYGKSNPVVQDAWILLSNSIYNCPDANTQQGTHESVFCARPTEHPYQVSSWSEMKDYYDPNDVIRAAAMMVSVSDQFKGNNNFEYDLVDIVRQAIAEKGRLTEKVVEAAFAAGDKKLYKDASDRFLRLILLQDELLATRPEFKVGTWIARARSLGNTSEEKDLYEWNARVQITTWGNRLAADEGGLRDYAHREWNGILKDFYYMRWKTWFDYQTRLLDGKKTAAIDFYAIEEPWTKQTNPYSNEPEGDCIPTVQRIFAEIFGK